The region GAAGGAGTCACCCATGAAGACCTGGTCCGCCGCCGCGCTCGCGGCGTCGCTCACCGTCACGCTCTCGATCCCGCTCGCCGCCGCCGACGACCACGTCGACTTCGGGCGCGCCCGCCCCCTGCGCACCGCCGCGCTCGCCGCCGAGCCGATGGGCCCCGAGCACGCGCTGGCGCCGATGCCCGAACCCGGCCCCGAGCGCGCCACCACGATCTTCGGCTTGCCCCAGAACGTCGGCACCGGCGACCGCATCGTGCGCACCGTGGTCGGCCTCGGCCTCGCGGGCGCCGGCATCTACGGCCTGACCGGGGGCGACTGGAGCACCACGACCAGCGGCGTGCTGCTGGGCGTGTCGGCCGTGCCGCTCGCGACCGCCGCCACCGGCTACTGCCCGCTGTACCAGCTGGTCGGCATCGATCGCTCCTTCTGATCGCGGTATCACCGGGCGGTGATCCGCCGCTGGCACGACCGCGCGTGGGGCTGGCTGGCCGGCGCCGACGAGGCGTGTGACGCGCAGGGTCGCTCGGCGCTGCTCGTCGCCCTCGCGTGGGGCCATGAAGGCCCGGTCCGCTGGCTGCTCGACCGCGGCGCGGACGTGCAGTGCAAGGCCGACCGGCATCGCCGAACGCCGCGCTCGCTCGCCCTCAAGAGGCCCGACGAGCCGAGCTCGCGGCTGGTGCTCGAGCAGCTCGCAGCGCGTCGCGCGGCTCGGCCTCGCTAGCGGCCAGGCCCACGTCCGAACCCGGCGATCGGTCGTGAGCGCTTGGCTAGCCGTAGCGCCTAGGCACCAGGGGCGGCGTGCGTGCAGGTGCCCGATCCGCTTGGGGCGCGGGCGAGGCATGCCGCTTGCTGAGACGAAGGGGATGAAGGTATCCACCATCTCGCTTGTGTCGATCTCGTTGGTCGCTGCGCTTCTAGCCAAGGCGAACGCCGGCCCGGCGCTGGCGCTCGCCAGCGAGCAGTCGCCGCCCAAGTTCATCGACGTGACCGCCCTCGCCGTCGATGGCGCCAGCTCCGACGCCGGCTACCGACCGCGCATCAACACCTACGTCCACGGCGTGACCAGCGACGCCGACGCGGTGCGGTTCGAGGTGAAGCAGAAGGGCAAGGTGCTGGTCAGCCAGCGCTGCCCCCTCGGGAGCCTCACCAAGGACCGGGCGCGGGTGCAGTGCGTGTTCGACGGGACGCCGCTGACCGTGACCGGTGACTTGACGGCGCAGCTCATCTACATCGACGACCAGGCCGAGCAGGAGTACCTGCTGCGCGACTTCAAGCTGAAGGTGCAGGCCTTCACCTTCGTCGGCAAGACGGGCTATCAGATCCTGCAGGACGACACGCTCGGGCACGCGTACTTCTGGCAGCGCCAGACCGGCGCCCGCTTCGATGACTACGCGCTGTTCGGATACTTCGGGACCGCGACCGATATGACCTTCGGCGGCAAGATGCGCTGCACCGCCGCTGGGGTGAAGCTGCGCGACATCGACGTGTCGACCGACACCGGCAAGGTCGTGGTGGAGGCACTCGACAACGCGAGCGGGGAGGATCGCCGCCACAAGTGGACCCAGATGTCCCTGAGCTTCAACGCGTTCATGTTCGGCATGCGCGACGAGGTGATCAAGTTCCGGGACAGCGGCGGCGACTACAAGGACACCCTGTTCCTCGGCGACAATCCGGGAGACTGGGTGTGCGACCTGCGCAAGGACGGCGCCGTGGTCCGGACCTTCCGGTTCCACGTCAACGACCAGGGCCGGATCGATCCTCACCCGGCGCAGAGCGTCGCCGGCGCGCCCTTGCTGCGCCCTGGGGTCGTCATGATCGACGTGCGCTTGCCCGCCAAGAACGCCTTCGACCTGCGGGTCCGCGGGTCCGCGATCAAGGGCTCGATGGCCTACGGCATGCCGTGGCCGAAGCACGACAGCCTGAAGGAGATGCTGGACGCCGCGCCGCCCGATAGCGGGTTCCCCGACCCGAAGCCCGGCAAGAAGAAGCGCAAGTAGGTGAGGACCACCGCCGGGCTCGCGCGCGACGGCCTGCATCTCCTCGACCACCTCGTCGTAAGTTCCGCGACGTCAGCGAGATGGACGACGGCCCGTGGTACGAGCCCGCGGATCCCGCCCTCCACGCGGCCATCCGCCAGGTCTGGGCCTTCGCGGAGCGCACCTGCCCCTTGCGCTTCCTGCCCGGCGTCTACCGCCACCGCTCGCTCGCGGACGCCGACGCCCAGCGCGAGCAATGGGAAGCCGCCAACTTCGCCGCCTTCCAGGCCCGCCGCTCACGCCCTCGCTGACGCGAACCGCTGCGCCGGCCCCGCCGATCGAGCGTTCACCGCCTGCGCGAGCTTGACGTCACGCGTGGTCCGCGGCTCGGCCCGCGCCGAGACCGCGCGGCCTCCGACCAGCGCATGCGCGACCCCCTCCGCCTGCAGGTCACGCGAGGACTCGACCAGCGCACGCTCCACGCGGGTCAACGGCGCGGCCATGGCCCCGGCGTACCGTCCGCGTCGCCGTCGCGCGCGCCCGGCCGATGCAGATACCAGGCGTCGATCCGCGCGTCGAGCTGCGCGTCGGTCAGATCGGGGTGGTCGCGGTGCAGGCGCTGCCGCAACATCCGCTCGGCGAGGTCGATGAGCTCGAAGGCCAGGCGCAACCGATCGGCCGGGGCTTCGCTCGCGGCTGCCATGATGCGTCGTCCTTAGCAGGGCCCACGCCGGCCAGGTGGTGCGCCACTCACTCGGCTGCGGCGGCGGCGAGCCGCCCGCGGTCGACCGGTGGTGGTCGAGGCGCCCGACGCTCGCGGGCAGGTCTCGCTCGCCTTGCGGCCGGGCCGCGGGGCCGCGCTGGGCCAACTGGCACATGGACCTGACGGCGCATCGGTGCACCGCAGCCAGCGCGCAGGAGCGGCGGGACATCGCCACCACGCTGCTGCGCCAGCTTCCGCGGGACCTTCGCGCTGGTTGGCGTCCACGACCATGCGTCACCGTCGAGCAACGCCCTGGCCCAGGTGCGGCCACCCGCCGCGGGCCGCGGCACGAATAGTCGCCCAAGGGTGCGCGTTGATCGCAGATGGCGATCCGCACCGCAGCCTGGCTTGTCGTCGTCGCGACGCTCGCCATGCCCCGGCCGGGCGCGGCGGCGCCGAGCCTTGCCGATCAAGTTGCTGCCGCCACGGGCGAGCTGACCGGCGTCGAACTGCGCGGCCTCGCGACCCCCGACCTGCGCGCGATCGCGGTGACCGCGCGCGACCGCGGCGTCACGCTCGCGTGGCCGCAGGGTCTCGACGACGAGACGCTCGTCGGCCGGCTCGACGACAGCGGCCTCCTGGCTGCGGTGACCAGCGCATCGGTCGACTGCGACGCGTGCGTCCGCCGTCTGGCGCGCGCCCGACATGCCACCGCGTTGCGGACGCTGAGCGTGTCCGGGTGTGCGGCCGACGGCATGGCCTACTGGCACTCACCATGCGTCTGGCTCGGCCGCGCCGCCGCCAACGCGCTCGCCGCCACACGCGGGCTCCCCGCGTTGACCGATCTGCGCGTCGTCGCCCGTACGCCAGTCCTCCGGACGCTCGTCCGCGGCCGGCTCGCGCGCTCGCTCCGCGCCTTGACCGTGACCACCGACGCCAGCGGCATGGCCGTCCTCGGCCGCGCGCCCACGCTCGCCCGCCTCGAGCGGCTCGTCGTCGAAGCGCCCGAGGGCACGGCCCGCTCCGTATCCGCGCTGGTCTCGTCGCGATTCCTGCGCGCGCTCGACACGCTCGTGTTCCTGTCGTCCGACAGCGAGGCCTACCAGACGCTCGGCCGGGGCGGGATGGTCGCGCTCGCGCGCTCGATGAAGCTCCGCGCCGTGCGCACGCTCGACCTCGCCTGGAACTACCAAGGCGGCCAGCTGGCCGCGCTCGTCTCCGCGCCGTGGCTCACCCAACTCGAGCGCCTCGATGTCGTACACACCGGCCTCACCGACGCCGGCGTCGACGCGCTCGCGCTCCTGGCGGCCCGCGGCCCCTGGCCCGCACTCACCATGCTCGCGCTGGACGAGACCGGCGACGACGGCCAGCCCAGGTTCGCACCGCTGGCCGCGTTCTCGGCCGTGCTCGTCGGACAGGACCACTGGGAGTCGCAGGTCGGTCGCCCTTCGTCATCGTACTAGTGCACCGACCGCGTGATTCTGAACCGCCACGCCGCCGATGCATCTCCATGGGCTGCGTTGCAACTCCTCGAGTTACGGAGCGTAGCCCGTCGTCGTTGCGCCTTGCCCCTGGAGCGCCTCGACGCCGTGGACGGATCACAATCACGCGGTCGGAGCACTAGCAGCGGCCAAGAGATCGGCCGCTCGGACCAGGCGGGCCGTCGACAGCCGGCGGGGTGACCGGTGCTCGACGGTCGACGGCAGGACGTCCCCACGGCCGCGCACGCGGAAGACTGCTGCTCCGAGGCGGCGACTGGCCTGAGCAGCATGAATGAGGCTGACGATGCGCAGGGTGCGACGTTGCACCGCGGCCCGGGCGCGAACCGCCGGCGCGCGGGCTGGCTCCTGGGGACAGAACCTGAAGGAGTCACCCCGATGAAGATCCTGTCCGCCGCGATCGCGGCGTCGCTCGCCGTCACGCTCTCGATCCCGCTCGCCGCCGCCGACGACCACGTCGATTTCGGGCGGTCCCGACCGCTGCGCACCGCCGCGATCGCCGCCGAGCCGATGGGTCCCGAGCACGCGCTGGCGCCGATGCCCGAGCCGGGCCCCGAGCGCGCGACCACGATCTTCGGCCTGCCCCGGAACGTCGGCACCGGCGACCGCATCGTGCGCACCGTGGTCGGCCTCGGCCTCGCGGGCGCCGGCATCTACGGCCTGACCGGGGGCGACTGGAGCACCACGACCAGCGGCGTGCTGCTGGGCGTGTCGGCCGTGCCGCTCGCGACCGCCGCCACCGGTTACTGCCCGCTGTACCAGCTGGTCGGCATCGATCGCTCCTTCTGATCGCGGTATCACCGGGCGGTGATCCGTCGCTGGCACGACCGCGCGTGGGGCTGGCTGGCCGGCGCCGACGGGCTGCGGCCCGGGGTCCCGTGCGCGGAGCTGCTGGCGCCGGTGCCGCTCGCGGCGGTCGCGCTGGTGGCGCTGAACGACTGGTGGTGGAAGCCGCGCGGCGCGCTGCCGCCGTGGTGGACCGGCAAGCTCAGCGACCTCGGCGGCGTGATCGCGCTGCCGCTGGTGCTGACCGGCCTGACGGCGCTGGTGCTGCGCGGCGCCGCGCGCCTGGGCGCGCCGGTCGACTGGACGCTGCGCTGGTGGAAGCTGGCCGCCGCGATCGGCGCGACGGTGGCGGCGGTGGTCGCGACCAAGCTGTCACCGGCGGCGGCGGCGGCGGTCGCGGCGACGCTCGGCCGCGACGCCCGGATCGTCGCCGACCCCAGCGATCTGCTGGTGCTGCCGGCGGTGGCGGTCGCGTGGTGGCACGGGCGGCGGACGATCGCGCGGGTGCCGTACGGTCGAGTGGCGTGGATCGCCGCGCGCGGGGTCGCGCCGGCCGCGGCGCTGGCTGACGTCGCCACCGCGGGCGCGGGGTCGGCCGACGTCGAGGCGCTGGCCCAGGCGCTGACCGCGCCGCTCGACGAGGCCGGCGTCGCCGCGGCCCTGGGTCGGCTCAGGGCTCCTGATCGCCGTCGTCGTCGACCGGCGTGATCGTGATCTCCTCGACCTCGATCTCCATCGTCTCGCCGGTGGGCTCGGGCTCCGCGGGCGTCGTGCTCGGCGGCGGCGCGTCGTCGGGTGCCTCCTCGACCGGCGCCACCGCCACCGTCGGGTCGGCCTTGATCTCGATCGCGCGCGCCGCGGGCGTGGTCGAGCGCGGCGCCAGGCTCTCGCCGCCGTCGTCTTCCGAGTCGGTCGGCGTGACCGTCCCGGCGCTCTTGGGCCAGGCCGGTCCCGACGGCGCGGACCCGCCGCAAGCGGCGAGCGCGAGCACCAGCGGCGCCAGCCAGCGCATCAGTTGGCCAGCACCTGGTAGCCGAGGCCGGTGATCGGCGCGCTGGCCAGCGCCCGGGCGTCGCCGCCGCGCGCGGTCGCCACCCGGACCTCGGCCTTGGCCAGATCGACCTCGACGCCGAGGACGCCGTCGACCTGGGCGAGCGCGGTCTTGACCCGGCGCGCGCAGCCACCGCAGTGCATGCCGGCGACGTGGAGCGCGGTCCACTGCGCGTCGGCGGGGGTGGTCGCGGCGACCGGCGCGGCCGCGACGCCGGCGGCGCCGCCGCAGCTCCCGCCGCAGGCCTGGTTGCCGCACATGCCGCCGCAGCTGCCGCCGCACGACGCGTGCTCGCCCGCGGCCGGCGCGGCCGCCGCCATCGCGGGGACCGCCGCGGTCGGGCTGGTCGCCGCGGCGGTCGGCGCGGTCGGCGCGCGCTCGGTGGTCGACGAGGCCTTCTGACAGCCGACGGCGAGCGCCAGCACAGACACGACGGCGAGCACGGTGCGCATGCCCCAGTGGTAGCACCGCCGCGGTCGCCGCTCAACCGCGCGCGCCGGTGGTACCGTCGGCGGCCATGGCCCTCACCGTCGGCACGCTCGCTCCCTCGTTCACCCTGCCGTCGTCGGACGGCGGCACCCAGTCCCTCGCCGCGCTGCGCGGCTCGCTGGTCGTGCTGTACTTCTATCCGCGCGACAACACCCCCGGCTGCACGATCGAGGCCGAGGCGTTCCGCGACGCCGCGCCGGCGCTGGCCAAGCTCGGCGCCCGCGTGCTCGGCGTCAGCAAGGACTCGATCGCCTCGCACTGCAAGTTCCGCGACAAGTTCAAGCTCAACTTCCCGCTGCTCAGCGACGCCGACGGCGCGGTGCTCAGCGCGTACGGCGCGTGGGGTCAGAAGGTGATGTACGGCAAGGCGATGCTCGGCATCATCCGCTCGACGGTGCTGATCGGCGCCGACGGCCGCGTCCTCCAGCACTGGCCCAAGGTGTCGGTGAAGGGCCACGCCGAGGCGGTCCTGGCGGCGGTGCGCGCCGCGGCCGGCGCGGGGCCGGCGCCCGCCAAGCAGCCCGCCGCCGCCAAGCAGCCCGCCGCGACCAAGCAGCCCGCCGCGACCAAGCAGCCCGCCGCCGCCAAGCAGCCCGCCGCGACCAAGCAGCCCGCCGCGACCAAGCAGCCCGCCGCGACCAAGCAGCCCGCCGCCGCCAAGCAGCCCGCCGCGACCAAGCAGCCCGCCGCGACCAAGCAGCCCGCCGCGACCAAGCAGCCCGCCGCGACCAAGCAGCCCGCCGCCAAGGCCCGGCCCGCGCGATGACCGCGGAGACCGCGGCGCGGACCTACGAGGTCAAGCTCAGCGCGCGAAGCGGAAGGGATAGCTGACCGAGATCGTCCCGCCCTTCGGCGGATCCGGGAACCGCCAGGTCGCGACCTGGTCGACCAGGCACGTGGTGAAGGTCGCGTCATCCAGCGACGACGACCGCACCCGGGTGTCGGCCACCACGCCCCGCGCGACGATCGTGAACGCGATCATGACCTGGACGCGATCGGCGCCGCGGTGGCGCATCAGCGCCCCTTCGTAGCAGCGCTGCAGCTCGCCGCGGTGCACCCGGATGACCCGGCGGATCACGTCGGCGTCGGGGTGCGCCGCCGCCGGCGCGGGCGCCAGCGCGATCAGGGCCACGGCGATCAGGGCGCGCACGTGGGTGCGACACCGGCGCCGCGCCGGGGTTCCCGGTTCCTGTCGCGCCGACGCCAGCTCGTGTAGCGTGGTCCGGCGATGGACGTCCGCGAAGAAGCTCGCCGCCTGCACGCGCTGTTCGCCGATCAGCCGGCCCAGCTGGTGCTGTACCTCGCCAACCAGATCGCGACGGTCAAGACCTACGCCCAGATCCTGGTCGGCCTGTGCGGCCTGACCATCACGGTCACCGGGTTCTCCGGCGCGCACATGATCCGGTCGGGCTCGACCGCGGCCGCGCTGATGGTCTCGGGCATCGGCCTGGTGATGATCGGCCTGATCGTGTGCATCCGCACGATCACCAAGCTGCGCTGGGTCACCCAGGATCTCGCCGACGATCTGATCGAGACCGCGGCGGTGGTGATCGAGCGCCGCAACCGCCAGCAGCGCGTCGTGTCGATCGCGGCGGTGTTCGTCGCCGCCGGCCTGGCCTGCTACCTGGCGGCGGTGTCGGTGGCGGCGCTGGTCACGGGGAACTTCGAGCCGCGCTGACCGGCGCGCAGCGCCGGCGCAGCTCGCGATCGGCCAGCTCGCGCTCGATCCGCGCGGCGTCGTCGAGGACGAGGCTGGTGGCGGTCGCGCCCGCGACGAAGTCGCGCACCAGCGCGACGACGTGCGCGTCGTCGAGGATGCGCCGGTGGCCGAGCCCGACCGTGGTGACCAGCGCGGCGCCAGGCCAGCGGCGCGCCGCGGCCGCGCCGTCGTCATGGCCGACCTCGCGATCACCGCGATCGTGGACGACCAGCAGCGGCGCCGCCATGCGCGGCGCGAGCGCGGGGCCGTCGAGCCCAGCCGCGTCGTGGCCGTGGTTGGCCGCGGCCAGCCCCGCCTGGAACCGGGCGCGCTCGTCGCCGGCGAGGCCGCGGTGGGCGAGGAAGCG is a window of Myxococcales bacterium DNA encoding:
- a CDS encoding DUF2892 domain-containing protein gives rise to the protein MPQNVGTGDRIVRTVVGLGLAGAGIYGLTGGDWSTTTSGVLLGVSAVPLATAATGYCPLYQLVGIDRSF
- a CDS encoding DUF2892 domain-containing protein, producing the protein MPRNVGTGDRIVRTVVGLGLAGAGIYGLTGGDWSTTTSGVLLGVSAVPLATAATGYCPLYQLVGIDRSF
- a CDS encoding heavy-metal-associated domain-containing protein; amino-acid sequence: MCGNQACGGSCGGAAGVAAAPVAATTPADAQWTALHVAGMHCGGCARRVKTALAQVDGVLGVEVDLAKAEVRVATARGGDARALASAPITGLGYQVLAN
- a CDS encoding redoxin domain-containing protein; amino-acid sequence: MALTVGTLAPSFTLPSSDGGTQSLAALRGSLVVLYFYPRDNTPGCTIEAEAFRDAAPALAKLGARVLGVSKDSIASHCKFRDKFKLNFPLLSDADGAVLSAYGAWGQKVMYGKAMLGIIRSTVLIGADGRVLQHWPKVSVKGHAEAVLAAVRAAAGAGPAPAKQPAAAKQPAATKQPAATKQPAAAKQPAATKQPAATKQPAATKQPAAAKQPAATKQPAATKQPAATKQPAATKQPAAKARPAR
- a CDS encoding AgmX/PglI C-terminal domain-containing protein translates to MRALIAVALIALAPAPAAAHPDADVIRRVIRVHRGELQRCYEGALMRHRGADRVQVMIAFTIVARGVVADTRVRSSSLDDATFTTCLVDQVATWRFPDPPKGGTISVSYPFRFAR